TGGGGTTCCCATCTACCGCCTTCAATATTAGCGCAACGTCCTGAAGCAGAAGGGCACATTTTTTACGCCACTGGTACTTCAATGGTGTTACATCCTCGCAGTCCTTACGTGCCTACAGTTCACCTCAATTATCGCTATTTTGAGGCGGGACCAGTGTGGTGGTTCGGTGGCGGTGCGGATTTGACCCCTTATTACCCCTTTGCAGAAGATGCAGTCCATTTCCATAAAACACTGAAGCAAGCGTGTGATGCTCACCACCCAGAGTATTACCCAGTGTTCAAGCGCTGGTGTGATGAATATTTTTACCTGAAACACCGTGGGGAAACGCGGGGCGTTGGCGGACTGTTTTTTGATTACCAAGATGGTCAGGGTGGATTGTATCGCGGTCATCAAAAAGACGGTGCGGCGGCGATTTACAGCGACCAACTGGGTACACCAGCACCACGCAGTTGGGAACAGTTGTTTGGTTTTGTACAACAGTGCGGCAATGCCTTTTTACCAGCATACCTACCAATTGTAGAACGGCGACACAAAATGGAATATGGCGATCGCCAACGGAATTTTCAACTGTATCGCCGAGGAAGGTATGTAGAATTCAACTTAGTCTATGACCGAGGCACAATTTTTGGACTGCAAACCAACGGACGTACCGAATCAATTCTGATGTCGCTACCACCCTTGGTACGCTGGGAATACGGTTATCAGCCTGAACCCAATTCTCCCGAAGCCCAGTTGTATGAAACCTTCCTCAAGCCTCAAGACTGGGTAAACTGGATACCAAATAGTCCTGAGTCATGAGTTCCGAGTACCGTGTATAAACTCACATAGAAATCCTGGTTGCTGTGAAAAGCTGAGTCCTAAAAACCTAGCACTCAGCACTCACCACTTAGTATTTCCATGAAAAATTAAATACAAAAAAATTGGCACTCAGTACTCACCACTCAGCACTTATTTAGTGAGCTAAAATACTAAAGAAAAGCACTTAGCAATAAAAATGACAATTGTTGCTGTAGCTTTTCAATCTCAGGCTACAACATCACACAATGCTGGTGCGAGTCAGATCAACTTACTTAGCTCGGAAATGATTCCGGTGCAAAAAAGGTGGAGATGACTCGGAAAAACAAGGCTTGTAGCTTTTGCCAGTTAAAGGCAAAACTAGATCGCAGTCTCTTTTTAGAGGAGTGTCAAGGGAAGCAGTGATACATATAGATCAAAAAACGTATAAAACCCAAGACGGCAATACCGTTATTGTTTTAACACCAGCTGGTCGCTTGGACATTACCACTGCTTGGCAATTTCGCCTGAAGTTGCAGGAGTGTATCTCCAAACTCAGTTGTCATCTTGTGTTGAATCTTGGTCAGGTGAATTTCATAGATAGTTCTGGTTTGACATCTTTAGTCGCTGGGATGCGTGATACTGATAAAGTTAAGGGGAGTTTTCGTATTTGTAATGTCCATCCAGAAGCAAAACTGGTGTTTGAAGTCACTATGATGGACACAGTTTTTGAAATCTTTGAAACCGAGGAGGAAGCTTTAGAAGGTGTACCTCGTATTATCGCCAGCTAAAGACAGTGCTGATGACTGAGGAACCAGCGCGGTGTGCAAACACAAGTCTAAGCGGATCTTTCCTCCGCTTAGAACTTCATTAAGATCTCAGCTACCACACTCCAAACTTTTCTCTGACTTTTCTCTGAAAACAGGGATTCTTATCAGCAAAAGAAAAATCTTCACTTCAAAACTTAGGACTCCTGGCTCAGTACTGTTCTCGCTTTGTATAGCAATATGGTCCCAAAATCGCTCCCCAAGTGGCTTTTCCAGTCGTAGGGTCAATTCCTTTATCGTAGCTTAGAAATTTATCATGGCTCACCTCAAAGCCCAAGGAAACTTGTATGATATTGTCACCAACACTAAAGCAGCAGCGAGTGTCTGGCGGTGGGGTAGCAGCGAAGTTATAGCGATTGGGAGCTAAAAACTTCTGGGTAACGTTAAGCACACAACTCGGTAGTAATTCTAAGTCGTCGGGTGTCAGTGTGT
The sequence above is a segment of the Mastigocladopsis repens PCC 10914 genome. Coding sequences within it:
- the hemF gene encoding oxygen-dependent coproporphyrinogen oxidase, with amino-acid sequence MVTNSQTPMPTESSQTLPTDAKARVSEFMKQLQDQITQKLAELDGVGTFQEDMWERPEGGGGRSRILREGAIFEQAGVGFSEVWGSHLPPSILAQRPEAEGHIFYATGTSMVLHPRSPYVPTVHLNYRYFEAGPVWWFGGGADLTPYYPFAEDAVHFHKTLKQACDAHHPEYYPVFKRWCDEYFYLKHRGETRGVGGLFFDYQDGQGGLYRGHQKDGAAAIYSDQLGTPAPRSWEQLFGFVQQCGNAFLPAYLPIVERRHKMEYGDRQRNFQLYRRGRYVEFNLVYDRGTIFGLQTNGRTESILMSLPPLVRWEYGYQPEPNSPEAQLYETFLKPQDWVNWIPNSPES
- a CDS encoding STAS domain-containing protein, encoding MIHIDQKTYKTQDGNTVIVLTPAGRLDITTAWQFRLKLQECISKLSCHLVLNLGQVNFIDSSGLTSLVAGMRDTDKVKGSFRICNVHPEAKLVFEVTMMDTVFEIFETEEEALEGVPRIIAS